GGGGCCGGGTATGGCATTTGTTGCAGCTGAGGGGGATTGGGAGCATCGGGAGAATCTTCCATTGTGATGTTATAGAAGAGGAGAATAAAGCGTTGGACTGTCCTTTAGgggttgttgttgtcaGCCAGAGAGCTAGTCAAGAGATCTCGTGCTCAACCTCGTTACACGCCAGTTCACTGTCTCCGGTGGTGgtttgacgaggacggAGAGGTAGCTGATAACCGTGCCACCCAGGTCGCAGAGTGTGTCTGATATCGattctttctcctccagatCGATGAATGAATATCAGGCTCAAGGCAAAAGTTGACGACGGAGaggtccacctccatcctcccttTTCTGCATATTTTGGTTCATGTCGTCGTCCAACATACTTTTCCAGTCAACCATCACAGATTCCGATCACGAAGAAACATAGCTCACAATGGGAAGACGAGCAAAGAACAAGCAAGCGCCACCTCGACCTATACCAGGTTCTGTCCCCGAGCGAACTAcaccttctcgtcgtcaaaagggcaagaagagagCTCCTTCGGCCACGGACGAGAAGAGTAAATACAAAGCTTCGAAATTGCCCGCACATCGAAGACCGgtaggagggagagggaagaaagtCGATCAAgttgatgaggatgatagTGACCTAGATGATGCTCTGCAACAGGGGTAAGTGTATTATACGCCTAAAGTATCATGGGCAGCACTGACAGCACTGAACTTCGCAGAGAATTGtcagaagacgatgaggaggagaccgtcaaggtcaagagtgcaaagaagggaaagaaggcaGCTTCGTGAGTAGACACATAGGATATACTCTATCAGGCTGATACTGGAAGCCTTGCAGAtctgatgacgaggacatTGAGGTGTGTTTTCTACTATCACAAGCTTATGCACGAAAAGACCATGGCACTAATCAATTAAGCCTTCTAGCGCCCTGGTACTGTCAAACAGCTCGATTTCTCAGATTCtgaaggggaggatgatgaagaggtgagctccATCGATATTCGCGCTGGCATTACATCTTTCTGACCTGTCTTACAGGCACtgaacgacgatgacgaagctGCCCCGGCCGGTATTCACGATTTCGATCTGGATGCTGCTCCtccagatgatgatgaggatgaggacgaacTTGATATGGACGATGAGTTCTCTATGGGGtctgacgaggagatgctggatgacgagggcgacgaggatgatgaggacgcGGCCGATTCTGCTTTCGCTTCCTCaaatgaggatgaagatgccGAGATGGGAGATATGCAAGAGGATagcgacgaggaggcggaggatgGGGACATTCAGACCAActtggaggatgatctggaGGAGACTTTCACGCTGCCTGCGGTTGACaatggtggagaggaagaggagcacGAGCATGGGACTAGTTTGAGAGAAGTCGAACAAAGAATGAGATGGTTGGTGGGAGTTTGTGGAAGCAAGGACGACAAGCTGTCGAAGGGTGTGCCCGGAAAGTAAGTCCTAAGTTCACCCCGACTCATGCAACCTGAATTCGGAAGACTAATGTTTCGTGCTGCAGGTCGCGATCAGATCATTTGGTCCAACTACAACATGATATTGCGACCTATTTCGGCTACAACACATTCCTTGTAGGGAAGCTGATGAAGCTTTTCGCCGCTGACGAGGTAAGCCGGCTAACTTCGATAACTTGAGAGTAGCACAGCTGATACATCCACTAGGCCCTTGCTTTTTTCGAGTCCAACGAATCACCTAGACCTGTCACTATCCGAGCCAACACCCTTCGAAcccgacgacgagatcttGCTCAGGCTCTGATCAACCGAGGTGTCACCCTCGAGCCTATCGGTAAATGGTCAAAAGTCGGTCTTCAAGTTTTCGAATCTCCCGTTCCCATCGGTGCTACGCCTGAATACCTTGCCGGCCATTACATGCTACAAgccgcttcttctttcctccccGTTATCGCCCTTGCTCCGCAACCCAACGAACGCGTCCTCGACATGGCTTCCGCACCCGGTGGGAAAACCACCTATCTCTCCGCCTTGCTGCAAAATACGGGAACCATCTTCGCCAACGATTCCAACAAGGCTAGAACAAAGAGCTTGACAGCCAATGTTCACCGTATGGGTTGTAAGAACGTCATTGTGTGCAACTATGATGCGAGAGAGTTCCCCAAGGTGATGGGCGGTTTTGACAGAGTGCTGTTGGATGCGCCATGTAGTGGTACTGGTGTCATTAGCAAGGATGCAAGTGTCAAGGtcaacaaggtgagtcctaccttcttctgccACGACTCATCTGCTTCGACTTTGTTCCTGACATATACTTCCTTTCCTGCACAGACCGAACGAGACTTCCAACTCCTCGCACATCTACAAAAACAACTTATCCTCTGTGCTATCGACTCGTGTAACCCCCTCTCCGCAACTGGAGGTTATGTCGTATACTCCACCTGCTCCGTCACagtcgacgaggacgaatCTGTGGTGGACTACGCTTTGAGAAAGAGACCTAACGTGAAGCTTGTGGAAACCGGACTGGAATTTGGTGTGGAGGGTTTCAGAGCATTCGAGGGAAAGACCTTCCATTCAAGTTTGAACCTGACTAGAAGGGTGAGTACATCGTCTCTTTCGATGGTCgccttttcttttctcttttttTCTTTTCAAGTTAAGAGCTGATCGTCTATATAAAAAGTTTTATCCTCATAAACACAACATGGACGGTTTCTTCGTCGCCAAATTCAAGGTCGAAAAGCGAAAGAAGTTGTCGAAAGCGGCCGCcgccgctgctgctgcagaagaagaggaagctcCTCAGATGTTGATCAAtgacgaaggagagattgtAGAGGACAAACCGGCCAAGTTCGAcgcagaagaagatgcaGATCTCATAGCTGGTAAGTTTCATCGTTCCGCTCTACTCCTGCTTGTCATCCCTTGGGCGATTGTGTCATGTACAGGATCGCTGACGGTTATATCTGTCTCGCAGAGAGTAAACGAAAACATCTTCTCAAGACGAAGGGAATCAAGGTCTCTGCCAAATCCCCCGCGAAGACTAGTaaacaggaggagaagaacgatgACGGTCAGATCAAATTACCTAAAGGGAAGAAATTGACAGAGAAAAGACGCTCCAAAGCGTAGTACCGCATCGTTCTTTGCTTTTTGGTGACTGATTTCCTCTTTGTACTTGTGCAATCGTTCCGAATTGGGCAGACTGGCATGCATACATCTATTTTCTATTTTATGGTCGTCCACACGTTATCGTTGCGGTTGCAGTCGCAGTCGCGGTCGCCAGCAAAATGCCGGCATGTTCATCACGCCTTGACGTAGCTTTTCCACCAATCGGCGAACGTCTGCTTCTCACCAACATCCACTCCTAGCTGTCGCAATGCTTTCGCGCTCAGTTGTGTGTTCTCAGGGCGAGGTGTCGCTCCCACCGGCGCTGACGTTTCCTTGATGATGTGATTAATGGGAAGCGAAAGGACAGCGGCGATAATGACAGTCATGTCGTATTTTGTGAGAGCGGGAGCGGGGGAAGAGTAATGCAGAatcggaggaagaggtttGGGAAGGTCTGGGGAGAACGATCCCGTCAGCCAGGAGCCAATGCTCAGATGTAAGAAGATTGAGTCACATGGCACAATGATCGTGTGGTTGTAGCCATGAGGGAGGACCAGGCGCACAACTCACGAGATAAGTCGAATAAAACTCGTGCCACGTCCTCGACATTGGTCGGAAACCTGACTTGATATGCGTCCATCTTGTAAGATTTGCCAGATTGGTCCTCGACAACTGAAATTCAGATAGCCATATGAGCGACTCATGCTCTGGACATTTGGGCCATTCCCCACACGCACCATCTCGTAAGACATTGACCGCTGACTCGGAGTTGTATTCGGTCTTTCCGTATCTTTCACCGCCGCATCAGCATGAGACATCCTCCATTCGTGCGAAAAAGCCGAAGATCGATGAAGGCAAGGTGATCAGGAACTTACAAGATTGGCACTCGCAACACGGTAATTTTCGcgcccttctccctctctgccAAAACAGCTCTCTCACCGTCAAGCTTCTGACGCCCATACATCTGCAACGGATCGGGAGTAGCGTCGACTTCGTACGGCGCGCTATGAAGGTGAATGGCATATCGTCGGTAAGCACTGACATGTATAAGTCCGACAAATCATTCAGTAAGAGGAAGAACGCACTCTTTGCCGTTGAAGACGTAGTCTGTGGAGATGTAGATCAGGAGGAAGCCTTGTTGGTTGGCCAAGGCAGCAAGTTTGGCAGGGACAGCTGCGTTAATCTGCAGTATCGAGGTGAAATGTCAAGGTCAGCTGCTGTCACGACGAAAcgctccttcctccacagCTGACCTTGGCTGCCTTTTCGGGATCCTGAAGAGCCAAGTTACGGGTCAGCGAAGGTCTCAGCTACGATGTTCGCACGCATGTTGCCTCACGGCTTCAGCGACGTCGGGACGACGTTCAGCGGCGCCTGGCGCGACGATGCGGATCAGCTTCGCCTCGTAGGAAACAACGTCGTGACTGGTTGAttgtcactcacaatgCACCACGACTAAGATGAGTCATCGAATGAACTCCTCAGCACTTGTCCTTTTGCAGAAAAAAGAGAGCCAGCTCACCGTCAAccttgtgagtggagaACAAGCCGTCGACAGCGTCGTTGTCCATCAGGTCGAGCTTGGTATAATGAGGATCTTTACCGGCTCTGCTATTCGCGAGGCTGATCACTAAATGACAACAATGTGCCAGTCAGCCGTGTCTGCGCCGGCTATCTTATGCGCTTGGCAGGACATTCTCGAGGTGCACTTACCACTGTCACCGTTCTCAATGAAGTGTGCAGCGACAGCTCGACCGAGAAGACCGCTCGCGCCTGAACAAGAAGACCTCGGTTACCTGATTGTGGATGAGAACCCCGATGCCAGACTTACCTGTCACGACGACTGTCTTTTGCGTCATCGTGAGGGTGTGTATTTCCTGCAACTGTGAAGATCTGATGGCAGTGAGAGCGTGAGAGCTCAGCAGGACAAGTCCGTGCAGTGTACAGTACAAACAAGGTGATTCAGTTAAACTAACTTGTATATCTCGTTATTTGATTATTTGGACGGCTGATTAGATCTCGGTCCTGATTCGATCGATCTAGCGTCTAGAATCCGATCCATTCTCCCACGGTGACCGATGTTCCTgacccccccccccctgCCCGCTCTGATGCTGTAATATGTCATCCCTCTGCCTCGCTCCTCTCTGTCCCTGTCCGTCACAACCCCCATTCAGCATCGTAACACTACGCATGGATATCTCGACATCGGCCACACGGGTACAGAACCCCCGACCAAACCTTCTGTACAGCATTCTCCATCCTTGACActgtccttcctcatcgatccCTGCTGTCAGCCCGAGTGCTGGATTGACAACGCCCGATCGAAGGAGCAGAAGTCACGCGTGACACCCCCGTCATTGATCAATTGACACAACGAGGTGGAGACCCTTTGTTGATCCCATTCAACATTGGACTTTGCACGGTTATATTACACATCTTCAACATTCATATACTCTTATCAATTCGGTCCACCATACTTCGCTTGCAGCACTCACCCTGTGACCTCGATATACTGCTCTCACCTGCATCTATTACTGAGCTATCGGTCGGCCAaccgtcatcatccacgAATACTTGGATTCCCAACTGCTTGGGGAAGCAAAATGTCGTCATTTCTGCGCAAGGCCTCcttgtcgaggaagaataAGTCGTTgaacgaagaaggaagTCCTCGAGCACCCAGTGTGAGAGGGGATAAACCACCTCGGTCAAGGAATGTCAGCGATGCCGAATCATTTgcggaggatggagaggatggcGCAAAGACCAAACGCAAGGTCTCTCTTGGGTATGTATAGGTACTTTCTCGGATTGAGCCATAAAGTCAAATCCACTTGCTTTTACTGATACCACTGTGACAGTGGAAAAGGTCGCAAACGCCTATCGtcactcttctcctcatcctccttgtcttcctACAACGCCGACAAAGACTCCACTGCCTCGCCCAAACGATCTTCGCACCTCAACAACTCTACCACCGCCAATTCATCTGGCGCGACCACCCCAACCAGTCTCAGTCTGCCTCCGGGCTCAATCAACTCTGACAAGTATGCTGGGTTGAATGGCAAGGGTGTCCCTGGGGAAGCAAACGGTGTGAAGGAAAGTCTCGCCGCTCTTAATCTCGGGGCGGTTACGAACAGCGTGGCCATCACAGACTCCCCCGAATCATCTCCTACCACCTCGACGGCCGTTGGGGCACCAAGCCACCCTGTCTCTGCAGGATCCTCACCCGATATCAGGCCTGGAAAGCAGAGGGCAGCAAGTTTGTATTCGCAGTGGGATCTGGAAGAAGTTGGCATCGATtctgatgatgaagaggcCTTCTTGAGTGCGTCAGAGGGATTGAgtgaagtggaagaagaagacgagacgGAAGAGCCTCAACCTATCAGGTCCAGGACTGCTCCGGATGATTCGACCATTCTGGCCGCTGCATCTGATGCCCCGACCGTGGTGCACAAAGAGCCGACCAATGTAGAGAAAGGTTCGGTCGCTGAGACGGGCAACATCAACGGGACTGGAGCATCAACGATCAAACGTCACGTCATGGGGACCGAGACCAAAGTCAAACGGCATCACTCAACACAACCTAGACCCAGTCCAGCTTCCATCGACCAAGCCGCCGTATTGGCTGAGGACATCGATACGAATCGAGTGGCGATCCGTTTGTTCTTGACTAGTCGAATGAAGGAAGCCGAGGCGTACTGtgcagagaaggaaggagaggctCACAGATTGTATCTGCAAAATGCTGTTGGAATCTTGGAATCACTCAAGGTAAGCGACGCTTCGCCTTTGGTCGTTAAAGGATGCAGCTGACAGTCTGTACTCAGGGAATGATGACCTTTGACTCTGTCGATCTTGCGAATGCGTTGGAGATATGTAAATCAACGACACAAACAGCTGGTGCTCTCAGAAGGCCGGCCGACTCGATGGTATCTCGTCTAGGTGGTTTGGTCAAGTCAGGATCAGGACTGGCGAGGGTTAAGGCAATGTCGCCATTGGAGAGACATGCGGAGCTGGTATATGCCGAGCAGTCTTTGTTGAAAGCTCTGTTGGCTATTGTcagtggaggagattggcTGGGGCTGGTCAGGGAAGCGTGAGTGGATAAAACGATGAAGATCAAGAGACAAGGGCGAAAAGACTGACAATGCTAAACACAGCTTGAATATGAGAACCGCCCATGGCATCTACCGAACTTTACAACTTTTTTTAGAAGATGCCGATAAGCACGGgtacgatgatgacatcGATATGGACTTCCGATCTGTGAGCCTCTTGAGCGAAGGAAAGCCTGCCGCGAAAATGCTAAATTTCCCACAATAGGGTGTATTGTTGGGTACCGGTACAAGTTCGCTCATGCTCAGTCTACTACCCAGTAAAGTCCTCAAGGTGGGTCGTAGCGCAGGCTGAAAGGAGAGGTATCATGGTATGCTGACGTCCATGCTCGGTACAGATCGCTGAGGTTTTCGGCTATGGAGGTGATCGAAAGGTCGCTCTCGCTACACTGATGTCTGCCGGAGGATGGTCGAAGGACTCGCCCGAGCCTGCGTTCGAT
The Kwoniella newhampshirensis strain CBS 13917 chromosome 1, whole genome shotgun sequence DNA segment above includes these coding regions:
- a CDS encoding dTDP-4-dehydrorhamnose reductase — its product is MTQKTVVVTGASGLLGRAVAAHFIENGDSVISLANSRAGKDPHYTKLDLMDNDAVDGLFSTHKVDGAAERRPDVAEADPEKAAKINAAVPAKLAALANQQGFLLIYISTDYVFNGKDAPYEVDATPDPLQMYGRQKLDGERAVLAEREKGAKITVLRVPILYGKTEYNSESAVNVLRDVVEDQSGKSYKMDAYQVRFPTNVEDVARVLFDLSHLPKPLPPILHYSSPAPALTKYDMTVIIAAVLSLPINHIIKETSAPVGATPRPENTQLSAKALRQLGVDVGEKQTFADWWKSYVKA